From a single Cherax quadricarinatus isolate ZL_2023a chromosome 7, ASM3850222v1, whole genome shotgun sequence genomic region:
- the LOC128686866 gene encoding uncharacterized protein, whose product MMKVVLLVVLALLGVVVQEGASMTVSQQEASDLPRELQPIVRGGSFFDDMAVERLRSIHKELRDLGQLETHDHDDHPEEVFIMAKLRDPDSSMVDLDVKRQQEEEEEEKEAATAQAGVQSTREAMRSFLRQQTLQRQRQVLEGEELEEGQPRGTVNTSKEFMDIYEKELESFFKNFMSAMLQAEIGGVSIENRSEEDRKYPETFPSNPAGDRTNTVVSP is encoded by the exons atgatgaag gtggtgttgttggtggtgttggcgttgttgggggtggtggtgcaggagggtgcaaGTATGACGGTTTCGCAGCAGGAGGCCAGCGACCTACCTCGGGAACTACAACCCATCGTACGAGGAGGGTCCTTTTTCGATGACATGGCCGTTGAACGCCTCCGCTCAATACACAAGGAGCTGAGAGATCTTG GTCAACTGGAGACACATGATCACGATGACCACCCGGAAGAAGTGTTCATCATGGCCAAGCTGAGGGACCCAGACTCATCCATGGTCGACCTGGATGTTAAAAggcaacaggaggaggaggaagaggagaaagaagcaGCTACTGCCCAAGCCGGggtacag AGCACACGGGAGGCCATGAGGAGCTTCCTTCGTCAGCAGACACTGCAGCGTCAGCGTCAGGTGTTGGAGGGTGAGGAGCTGGAGGAGGGTCAGCCCAGGGGCACCGTCAACACCTCCAAGGAGTTCATGGATATATACGAGAAGGAACTGGAAAGTTTCTTCAAGAACTTCATGAGTGCCATGCTACAAGCGGAGATTGgcggag TGAGCATTGAGAACCGCAGCGAGGAGGACAGAAAGTACCCAGAGACCTTCCCCAGCAACCCGGCTGGGGATCGAACCAACACTGTTGTGTCTCCATAG